The proteins below come from a single Methyloprofundus sedimenti genomic window:
- a CDS encoding pyridoxal phosphate-dependent decarboxylase family protein, translating to MYQEHAECGKLPELLQRLGEDLTNYLRFEHPDAMCNEESWKTALGGPLPDQGIGCEQLLDIIGQHLIPNGSQVPKPGCTSFITTGATSIGVLATLSGVVAAPQRVGLTAFNYLEELSLQWMAEMFALPSTMKGIYSSGGSVANLVALGAARQWAFERLGLNPAENGVQKPCRIYASSACHRTIHRAAAVLGMGRSAVITIATDNNGRLCPNALRRQLQADANTGFVPVAVVANAGTTNTGAIDPLREIAEIAAAYQIWFHVDGAYGLPGILDPRIRPLYEGLSLADSVIVDPHKWLGAPVGIGATYVRDRSILNRAFSQGAADYLEGACHDDNIQNSMLSMGVPYHDFGVELSAPSRGAVVWALIREIGKTGMRERICRHNDMARLVADLARKHPALEVVQEPTLSICCFRYVSDKVQNLNDLNKQIHRHLVQDGRCIPSTTILNGILVIRPCFVGARTTEQHARELVDAVVETGNNLLRDMHPTT from the coding sequence ATGTATCAAGAGCACGCAGAGTGCGGAAAACTACCGGAATTATTACAGCGATTAGGCGAGGATCTGACTAATTATCTTCGTTTTGAGCACCCCGATGCCATGTGCAATGAAGAGAGCTGGAAAACTGCACTGGGCGGACCTTTACCTGATCAAGGCATAGGCTGTGAACAGCTACTCGATATCATCGGACAACATCTCATCCCCAATGGATCTCAAGTCCCGAAACCAGGCTGCACGTCTTTCATCACTACCGGAGCCACATCAATAGGGGTACTGGCCACTTTGAGTGGTGTTGTTGCAGCGCCTCAACGAGTCGGTTTAACGGCTTTTAACTATCTTGAGGAGCTATCCCTGCAATGGATGGCAGAGATGTTTGCTCTACCTTCAACAATGAAAGGTATCTATAGCAGTGGCGGTTCTGTAGCCAATTTAGTTGCACTGGGAGCTGCCAGACAATGGGCATTTGAACGACTGGGCCTTAATCCGGCTGAAAATGGCGTACAAAAGCCTTGTCGAATTTATGCAAGTAGTGCATGCCATCGCACTATTCATCGCGCTGCTGCTGTACTGGGAATGGGACGCTCTGCTGTCATTACTATTGCTACCGATAATAACGGACGGTTATGTCCAAACGCATTACGCCGGCAACTTCAGGCAGATGCTAACACTGGTTTTGTACCTGTTGCAGTAGTGGCTAATGCAGGAACGACAAATACCGGTGCCATTGACCCGCTGCGTGAAATTGCTGAAATAGCTGCGGCATACCAGATCTGGTTTCATGTGGATGGAGCTTATGGTCTACCCGGCATACTTGATCCGCGTATACGGCCTCTTTATGAAGGCCTGTCACTCGCCGATTCGGTAATTGTCGATCCACATAAATGGCTCGGTGCTCCAGTGGGAATCGGTGCAACTTATGTGCGCGACCGTAGTATTCTAAATCGGGCTTTTAGTCAGGGGGCTGCGGATTATCTTGAAGGAGCTTGTCATGATGACAATATTCAAAACTCCATGCTCAGTATGGGGGTTCCTTACCATGATTTTGGCGTTGAATTATCTGCGCCTTCACGTGGTGCAGTCGTATGGGCATTAATTCGTGAAATCGGTAAAACGGGTATGCGGGAACGCATTTGCCGCCATAATGATATGGCGCGGTTGGTGGCGGATTTGGCCCGTAAACACCCTGCCCTGGAAGTGGTACAGGAGCCTACTTTGTCGATATGCTGTTTTCGATATGTAAGTGATAAAGTACAAAACTTGAACGACCTCAACAAGCAGATCCATCGCCATTTAGTTCAAGACGGGCGCTGCATTCCCAGCACTACAATCTTAAATGGCATCCTGGTGATTCGTCCTTGTTTTGTCGGGGCCAGAACGACCGAGCAACATGCAAGAGAACTGGTAGACGCAGTTGTTGAAACCGGGAATAATCTGCTCAGGGATATGCATCCAACAACTTGA
- the clcA gene encoding H(+)/Cl(-) exchange transporter ClcA, with translation MKLSIPKKSFQFSSRLNKAFLMPARYIIMLLGLSMLTGLLTGIIGTLFHICVDAVFQWRNGFIQQFNQHPILQWLLPAVSTALMLYLAVLIVRRFAPEAGGSGVQEIEGALEGSRDIHWQRLLPIKFISGVLTIGSGMVMGREGPTIHMGGNIGHMISVIFKTSSDNRNTLITAGAAAGLSAAFNTPLAAILFAVEEMRAQFKYGTYSVQAVAMAVFVAAVVVRLYMGQVPAINMSHFAAAPLKSLPLFLILGLIFGILGILFNRYLIIGLDLFSRNRSSNNTLLILLTGGVIGYLGSIWPETTGSGDLTLLWAMQHTGAISLLIVLFFIRIGTTILSYSSGAPGGIFAPMLALGTLLGLWFGHYVNVYFPTLNLQPGIFAVAGMGALFAATVRAPLTGIALSIELTNNYTLILPLILTVATATVTAELLGGKPIYSILLQRILKRDKQL, from the coding sequence ATGAAACTCAGCATCCCCAAAAAATCCTTCCAGTTTTCTTCGCGCCTCAACAAGGCATTTTTAATGCCCGCCAGATACATTATTATGTTGCTGGGACTCAGCATGCTGACCGGGCTATTAACCGGTATTATTGGCACCTTGTTTCATATCTGTGTCGATGCCGTATTTCAATGGCGTAATGGATTTATTCAACAATTTAATCAGCATCCGATACTACAATGGTTACTGCCAGCCGTCAGTACAGCACTCATGCTATATCTGGCCGTATTAATCGTACGCCGTTTTGCCCCTGAAGCTGGAGGTAGTGGCGTACAGGAAATCGAGGGAGCTCTTGAAGGCTCCAGAGACATCCACTGGCAACGCTTACTCCCGATCAAATTTATTAGTGGAGTATTAACCATTGGCAGCGGTATGGTCATGGGACGGGAAGGACCGACCATACACATGGGTGGCAACATCGGACATATGATCTCAGTGATATTTAAAACCAGCAGCGACAACAGAAATACTCTCATAACTGCCGGTGCAGCAGCAGGACTTTCAGCGGCGTTTAACACGCCTCTGGCTGCAATCTTGTTTGCTGTGGAAGAGATGCGTGCGCAGTTTAAATACGGAACTTATTCGGTCCAAGCCGTTGCGATGGCTGTTTTTGTTGCGGCTGTCGTGGTTCGATTGTATATGGGGCAAGTGCCGGCGATCAATATGTCACATTTTGCCGCAGCGCCACTAAAGTCATTACCTCTGTTTTTAATTCTGGGGCTGATCTTCGGCATCCTGGGCATACTGTTTAACCGTTATCTGATTATCGGCCTGGATTTGTTTTCCAGGAACAGGAGCTCAAACAACACTTTATTAATTTTACTCACCGGAGGTGTCATTGGATATTTGGGCAGTATATGGCCTGAAACTACCGGCAGTGGAGACCTGACTCTACTTTGGGCCATGCAACATACCGGTGCGATCAGTTTATTGATTGTATTGTTTTTCATACGTATTGGCACCACGATACTCAGTTATAGCAGCGGCGCACCCGGGGGGATATTTGCGCCAATGCTGGCATTAGGTACGCTATTAGGTTTATGGTTCGGACATTATGTAAACGTCTATTTTCCAACTCTAAATTTACAACCGGGCATATTTGCCGTAGCAGGAATGGGTGCGCTATTTGCGGCAACAGTCAGGGCACCGCTAACAGGAATCGCTTTAAGCATAGAATTAACCAATAACTACACACTTATCCTGCCTTTAATATTAACGGTCGCTACTGCCACCGTTACTGCAGAATTACTGGGTGGAAAGCCGATATACAGTATTTTATTGCAGCGTATACTGAAGCGGGATAAACAACTCTGA
- a CDS encoding 2Fe-2S iron-sulfur cluster-binding protein → MSDFLLNRQHISHDLSEGMVLLDFLRRDQKLTGTREACREGDCGACLLLSGQRINGSMYYLPVINSHAVEKKR, encoded by the coding sequence ATGTCAGACTTTTTGTTAAATCGTCAACACATTAGCCACGACCTAAGCGAAGGAATGGTGTTACTCGACTTTCTGCGCAGGGACCAAAAGTTAACAGGCACAAGAGAAGCCTGCAGGGAAGGTGATTGTGGTGCTTGTCTGTTATTGTCAGGTCAACGTATTAATGGCAGCATGTATTATCTGCCAGTTATTAACAGTCATGCTGTAGAGAAAAAGCGATGA
- a CDS encoding XdhC family protein has product MQQQAEFWRHCIHTLNNKQALALLFVVDSHGSSPGKAGAKMAITADGTRFGTLGGGQIEYDLSEQALALIQQDSCSRLFCVQHNGTGQVCGGSQTVLYYPCTLTDLTVLQDIHNALQQKQVWQLVLMPGLASILKRVSRPMSLS; this is encoded by the coding sequence TTGCAACAACAAGCTGAATTCTGGCGTCACTGCATTCATACTTTAAACAACAAGCAAGCCCTGGCTTTATTATTTGTCGTTGATAGCCATGGCAGTTCACCTGGCAAGGCAGGGGCTAAAATGGCCATTACTGCCGACGGGACACGATTTGGTACCCTAGGCGGCGGACAAATTGAATATGATTTATCTGAGCAGGCGCTTGCATTAATACAACAGGATAGTTGTTCGCGCTTGTTTTGTGTGCAACATAATGGTACAGGGCAGGTATGTGGCGGCTCGCAAACAGTTTTGTATTATCCTTGTACGCTGACTGATTTAACTGTATTGCAAGATATTCATAATGCTTTGCAGCAAAAACAAGTTTGGCAATTAGTTCTTATGCCGGGATTAGCCAGCATATTGAAGCGGGTGAGCAGGCCTATGTCTTTATCATGA
- a CDS encoding oxygen-binding di-iron domain-containing protein codes for MSIINSESGTNVHEVSDGIYRINTPVVIQGGGGFSFNQYLIVDDEPLLFHTGPRRMFPLVREAIQSILPVERLRYIAFSHVESDECGSLNEWLAVAPQSMPLCGTVAAMVSIEDLADRAPRAIADGEMISLGTHRVRWFDAPHLPHAWECGFLTEERTRTLLCGDLFTQGGRDLPALTETDILGPSEAFRHEMDYFSHTKNADMMLERLAATEPTTLACMHGSAWHGDGAKVLRALADALSA; via the coding sequence ATGAGCATTATAAATAGTGAATCGGGAACCAACGTACATGAAGTTTCCGACGGGATTTATCGCATCAATACGCCAGTTGTCATCCAGGGGGGAGGTGGTTTTTCATTTAACCAGTACCTCATTGTCGATGATGAACCCTTGTTATTTCATACAGGTCCACGAAGAATGTTTCCTCTTGTGCGTGAAGCAATTCAGAGCATACTTCCGGTCGAACGACTGCGCTATATAGCCTTTTCCCACGTTGAATCGGACGAATGTGGATCACTTAACGAATGGCTTGCCGTAGCTCCTCAGTCCATGCCTCTTTGTGGTACGGTTGCGGCCATGGTCTCAATTGAAGATCTTGCTGATCGTGCTCCTCGTGCTATCGCTGACGGTGAGATGATTTCTTTGGGCACACATCGTGTGCGCTGGTTTGATGCCCCCCATTTGCCACATGCATGGGAATGCGGCTTTCTGACTGAAGAACGCACGCGAACATTGCTATGCGGCGATCTTTTTACCCAGGGCGGCAGGGATTTACCCGCGCTTACAGAAACGGATATTCTCGGACCCAGTGAAGCCTTCCGACATGAAATGGATTACTTCTCACACACTAAAAATGCAGATATGATGCTTGAACGCCTGGCAGCTACTGAACCCACAACGCTTGCATGTATGCACGGTAGTGCATGGCATGGTGATGGGGCAAAGGTGCTGCGGGCTCTCGCTGACGCCCTGTCTGCTTAG
- a CDS encoding NAD(P)-binding protein, with protein sequence MPNTQPNSAPDYLILGSGLAGLSFAALMAKAGKKVKVLEAHEFPGGTVIPLLKVTNTGLMRNCIMSGIAEQGKR encoded by the coding sequence ATGCCAAACACACAGCCAAATTCAGCCCCCGACTATCTGATACTGGGTAGCGGACTTGCCGGTTTATCCTTTGCGGCATTAATGGCCAAGGCCGGAAAGAAAGTAAAAGTTCTTGAAGCGCATGAATTCCCGGGGGGTACGGTCATACCTTTGTTGAAGGTGACAAATACCGGTTTAATGCGCAACTGCATTATGTCTGGAATTGCGGAGCAGGGGAAACGGTAA
- a CDS encoding phytoene desaturase family protein, which translates to MFLRKLGLEQAVTFEQYDANGYDHMRIPGYELDIPFDKEQLSARLAKLFPEHAGPIRNFINEVWLTAAEIKKLPEHPGIAYVLSHALGNQRVIKYHKSTLQDVFDAFKLPLEAQTLLALQWPDFLLPPKKLSFFAWTALFTGYCRGAYYPTHHFAHVIDSLVKVIMENDGEIIYQQKVTNFILDENRVAGVKTIDMQDRTVFQEHYGQDIICNIDPQHAAAMIGKHHFSSSVRAKLDYEYSPSNFVAYCVVKGIDLSDFGFGRWNLFHSEQADLNKAFDDMYDRADYSALSFGVTTPGFLTDDPGDCPEGEQIIQFITVANYHYFHDLKIRDAGAYRKMKKQIFDAMIDIIEQKYVPNFRDFIVFKMTGSPTTNESFCAAPEGNSYGSNLTPENFSAGRLDHRTSLKNFYFCNASSGAPSFTGTIRTGCVLYEKLSGDSVLDADLS; encoded by the coding sequence ATGTTTCTCAGGAAACTGGGTCTTGAACAGGCGGTTACCTTTGAGCAGTACGATGCGAACGGTTACGATCATATGCGCATACCCGGGTACGAGCTGGATATCCCTTTTGATAAAGAGCAATTATCGGCACGCCTGGCTAAACTTTTTCCCGAACATGCCGGTCCAATACGTAATTTTATCAATGAAGTATGGCTCACCGCAGCGGAAATAAAAAAACTTCCAGAACATCCTGGTATTGCTTATGTGTTGAGCCATGCGCTTGGTAATCAGCGAGTTATTAAATATCACAAGTCTACGTTGCAGGATGTATTTGATGCATTTAAATTACCGCTAGAGGCGCAAACTCTTTTGGCTCTTCAGTGGCCAGACTTTCTATTGCCGCCAAAAAAACTTTCTTTCTTTGCCTGGACAGCTCTGTTTACAGGGTATTGCCGCGGTGCCTATTATCCAACGCATCATTTTGCACACGTTATAGATTCATTGGTCAAAGTCATTATGGAAAATGACGGGGAAATTATTTACCAGCAAAAGGTAACAAACTTCATCCTCGATGAAAATCGAGTGGCGGGTGTAAAAACCATAGACATGCAAGACCGTACTGTGTTTCAAGAGCATTATGGACAGGATATTATTTGTAATATTGATCCGCAACATGCGGCCGCTATGATTGGTAAGCATCATTTTTCCAGTTCCGTACGGGCTAAACTTGATTATGAATACTCGCCTTCGAATTTTGTCGCTTATTGTGTCGTTAAGGGCATTGATTTAAGTGATTTCGGTTTTGGCCGCTGGAACTTATTTCACAGCGAACAAGCTGATCTAAATAAAGCTTTTGACGATATGTATGATCGAGCCGATTACAGCGCCCTCAGTTTTGGCGTGACTACACCGGGATTCCTTACCGATGACCCTGGTGATTGTCCGGAAGGAGAGCAGATCATTCAGTTTATAACGGTTGCCAACTATCATTATTTTCATGACCTGAAGATTCGCGATGCAGGTGCATACAGGAAAATGAAAAAACAGATTTTTGACGCCATGATCGACATCATAGAGCAAAAATACGTGCCTAATTTCCGGGATTTTATAGTCTTTAAAATGACTGGCAGTCCGACCACCAACGAAAGTTTCTGTGCTGCCCCCGAGGGGAACTCCTATGGATCGAACCTGACGCCGGAAAATTTTTCTGCCGGGCGTCTGGATCACAGAACATCACTGAAGAATTTCTACTTTTGCAACGCATCATCAGGTGCGCCCAGTTTTACCGGTACAATCAGAACAGGTTGCGTATTGTACGAGAAGTTATCCGGCGATTCGGTCCTGGATGCAGATCTTTCATGA
- a CDS encoding FAD-dependent oxidoreductase, protein MKIAIVGGGAAGMTAAYLLDKVHDVTVFEKAPVLGGNIRTLNKNIRCDSLDHRMTLDNGVIEFQRDNFPNFHKLMHELQVKLEEVQVSSELFLANGDYYKSTGAIRYGCKTRWEQIFQTLKQTPVMLSYLCILARITFASQDSLRHRPVSDYLGNDISARWLKMLLMYAYSMPYTTIDDFPAEIGMPLLANSGMFTRWDRIEGGVYTYIEKILADFRGTIHCAARLEEVTRVATGVQITMLNGEQQHFDKIIFATTPGQVLNLLKDPSESEIKRFQAWKENVIDTVIHSDTSIYKNFGVTYFCEFDLFQNKGNQGCGYNAYLDRLCGIDSHSDTHFSLAYNLQQQIAAEKVIDTQQHTTPAYNVEAIRYRQEVLETNGENNTYHAGAYLYDGLHEGAITSGFMVSDLLGGLRL, encoded by the coding sequence ATGAAAATTGCCATAGTGGGCGGCGGTGCGGCAGGCATGACGGCCGCTTATCTACTGGATAAAGTACATGATGTCACAGTGTTTGAAAAAGCACCGGTTCTGGGTGGAAATATACGCACGCTGAATAAAAATATTCGTTGTGACTCTCTGGATCATCGCATGACCCTCGATAACGGAGTGATCGAATTCCAGCGTGATAATTTCCCGAATTTTCATAAATTAATGCATGAGCTTCAGGTTAAACTCGAAGAGGTTCAAGTTTCCAGCGAACTTTTCCTTGCCAATGGTGATTATTACAAATCCACGGGAGCAATCCGTTATGGTTGTAAAACCAGATGGGAACAGATTTTCCAAACCCTTAAACAGACTCCTGTTATGTTGTCGTACTTGTGTATTCTTGCCAGGATAACTTTCGCTAGCCAGGATTCATTGCGTCATCGTCCGGTCTCAGATTATTTAGGTAATGATATCAGTGCGAGGTGGCTAAAAATGCTACTTATGTATGCTTATTCCATGCCTTATACAACGATTGATGATTTTCCGGCGGAAATTGGCATGCCATTACTCGCAAACTCGGGCATGTTTACCAGGTGGGATCGTATTGAAGGGGGCGTCTATACCTATATAGAAAAAATCCTGGCTGATTTTCGTGGCACAATTCATTGTGCTGCAAGGCTCGAGGAAGTCACCAGGGTTGCAACCGGTGTGCAAATAACAATGCTGAATGGGGAGCAGCAGCATTTTGACAAAATTATTTTCGCCACAACTCCAGGCCAGGTGCTGAACTTATTGAAAGATCCTTCGGAAAGCGAAATCAAGCGCTTTCAGGCGTGGAAAGAAAATGTTATCGATACGGTGATTCATTCGGATACTTCAATTTACAAAAATTTTGGTGTGACTTATTTTTGTGAATTTGATCTTTTCCAGAATAAAGGTAATCAAGGCTGTGGCTACAATGCTTATTTAGACCGCTTATGTGGCATAGACTCCCATTCGGATACCCATTTTAGCCTTGCCTATAATCTGCAACAACAAATAGCCGCGGAAAAAGTGATTGATACACAGCAGCATACAACGCCTGCTTATAATGTAGAGGCTATCCGTTATCGCCAGGAAGTTCTGGAAACAAACGGCGAGAATAATACCTACCATGCCGGCGCCTATCTTTATGATGGCTTACATGAAGGTGCCATCACCTCAGGTTTTATGGTATCTGATCTATTAGGTGGATTACGCTTGTAA
- a CDS encoding HIT domain-containing protein: MSFTLHAALKKDCTELGKLELCRVLLMNDSQFPWLILVPERENITEIHQLASADQQQLMRESSYIAEQLATLYHADKMNIAALGNMVPQLHIHHVVRYKTDKAWPAPIWGKFDAQDYSAKDLENTLDLLKELINSSKVK; encoded by the coding sequence ATGTCCTTTACACTGCACGCTGCACTAAAAAAAGATTGTACCGAACTCGGCAAACTGGAATTATGTCGTGTTTTACTGATGAATGATAGCCAGTTCCCCTGGCTGATACTGGTACCTGAGCGAGAGAATATCACCGAAATACACCAGCTTGCTAGTGCTGATCAACAACAGTTAATGCGTGAATCCAGCTATATCGCAGAGCAACTGGCAACCCTGTACCATGCCGATAAAATGAATATCGCTGCCCTGGGTAATATGGTTCCGCAACTGCATATTCATCATGTAGTGAGATATAAAACCGACAAAGCCTGGCCGGCTCCCATTTGGGGAAAGTTTGATGCACAAGACTATTCAGCAAAAGATCTTGAAAATACGCTAGACCTGCTGAAAGAATTAATAAATAGTTCAAAAGTAAAATAG
- a CDS encoding IS110 family RNA-guided transposase: MNTVGIDVSCKELVVVVMVNGKARKAKSFDNTPLGHQSIIQSLTKLKGETKVCIEATGIYHFDLAVALSRADGIEVMVINPKAAHNFAKALMTRSKTDAIDAENLAIYAERMPFEAWERPADECISLRATARRIAALSKQKTQTKNQLHALESTVETPVLVIEQTEQLIDILDAQIKTLRDSALNLIHQNEDLKQAYTLITGIKGIAQASAVQILSELMILPKDMTARQWVAHAGLDPRIFDSGSSVSKKPRISKVGNKYIRQALYMPALVASRFEPNIQGYYHHLIEDNGLKKVQAVCAVMRKLLHAIHGMLRTNKKFDGARFYTLPITINA, translated from the coding sequence ATGAATACTGTCGGAATTGATGTGAGTTGCAAGGAATTAGTTGTTGTCGTCATGGTTAATGGTAAGGCACGTAAAGCGAAATCCTTTGATAATACCCCTTTAGGTCATCAATCAATTATTCAGTCTTTAACAAAACTTAAAGGAGAAACAAAGGTTTGCATCGAGGCAACAGGCATCTATCATTTTGATTTAGCTGTCGCTCTTAGTCGAGCAGACGGTATTGAAGTGATGGTGATTAACCCCAAAGCCGCACACAACTTTGCTAAAGCCTTAATGACGCGCAGCAAAACCGATGCGATTGATGCAGAGAATTTAGCGATTTATGCTGAAAGAATGCCTTTTGAAGCCTGGGAGCGTCCAGCCGATGAATGTATTAGCTTAAGAGCGACTGCGCGTCGTATTGCCGCCTTAAGTAAGCAAAAAACACAAACTAAAAACCAGCTTCATGCTTTGGAATCAACAGTGGAAACACCTGTGCTGGTGATTGAACAGACAGAGCAGTTGATTGATATTTTAGACGCACAAATTAAAACCTTGCGCGACAGTGCACTTAACCTTATTCATCAAAATGAAGATCTGAAGCAAGCTTATACATTAATCACCGGCATCAAAGGGATTGCACAAGCCTCAGCGGTACAAATACTGAGTGAACTGATGATCTTGCCTAAGGATATGACTGCGCGGCAGTGGGTTGCTCATGCAGGGTTGGATCCAAGGATATTTGATTCAGGTAGTAGCGTATCTAAAAAGCCACGCATTAGCAAAGTGGGTAATAAATATATTCGTCAGGCCTTGTATATGCCAGCTTTGGTTGCCAGCCGATTCGAGCCGAATATTCAAGGCTATTATCATCACTTGATTGAGGATAATGGCTTAAAGAAAGTACAAGCGGTCTGTGCTGTGATGCGTAAATTATTACACGCCATCCATGGCATGTTACGTACTAACAAAAAATTCGATGGGGCTCGTTTTTATACGTTACCTATCACTATAAATGCATAA